One Candidatus Aminicenantes bacterium DNA segment encodes these proteins:
- a CDS encoding ATP-dependent 6-phosphofructokinase — protein MIQRKKTIGLLTGGGDCPGINAVIRAVAKAALMEHGWNVVGIKDGYEGLIRGRWRRLRPADVSGILTLGGTILGTSNTADPYRYATLKSGQMVVRDVSRRLLGNARKIGLDALILIGGDGTLASAARLQNDGLPVVGVPKTIDNDLRGTDVTFGFDTAVSIATEAVDRLHSTAQSHHRVMIVEVMGRRAGWIALHAGVAGGGDIILMPEIPYRIEAVAAKILDRRRRGKAFSLVVVAEGARPLGGQVVVRKIVAGSAEPIRLGGIGFVLADELEKAARTETRAVVLGHVQRGGTPTAADRVLATRLGDQAVRLVAAGEFGRMVAVRGGAMTSVPLSVPGRGPRLVSLDHPLIAAARTIGTSFGDEG, from the coding sequence ATGATTCAACGCAAGAAAACGATTGGCCTGCTGACGGGCGGCGGCGACTGCCCCGGCATCAACGCCGTCATCCGGGCCGTGGCCAAAGCCGCGCTCATGGAGCATGGCTGGAATGTCGTGGGCATCAAGGACGGCTATGAGGGCCTGATCCGAGGGCGCTGGCGCCGCCTCCGGCCGGCCGACGTCTCGGGCATCCTGACGCTGGGCGGGACCATCCTGGGCACGTCCAACACGGCCGACCCCTATCGCTATGCGACGCTGAAGTCCGGCCAGATGGTAGTGCGGGATGTCTCGCGCCGCCTCCTCGGAAACGCCCGCAAGATCGGGCTGGACGCCCTGATTCTCATCGGGGGGGACGGCACTTTGGCCTCGGCGGCCCGGCTGCAGAACGACGGCCTGCCCGTCGTCGGCGTCCCCAAGACCATCGACAACGACCTTCGCGGCACCGATGTCACCTTCGGGTTCGATACCGCGGTTTCGATCGCCACGGAGGCCGTCGACCGCCTGCACTCAACCGCCCAGTCGCACCACCGGGTCATGATCGTCGAGGTTATGGGCCGGCGGGCGGGTTGGATCGCGCTCCATGCCGGCGTTGCCGGCGGCGGCGACATCATCCTCATGCCCGAGATTCCCTATCGGATCGAGGCCGTCGCGGCCAAAATCCTGGATCGGCGGCGGCGGGGCAAGGCTTTCAGCCTGGTCGTCGTGGCCGAAGGGGCTAGGCCGCTGGGCGGCCAGGTCGTCGTCCGCAAGATCGTGGCCGGAAGCGCCGAGCCGATCCGTCTGGGGGGCATCGGATTCGTCCTGGCCGACGAGCTGGAGAAGGCCGCGCGGACAGAGACGCGGGCCGTCGTCCTGGGCCATGTCCAGCGGGGCGGGACGCCGACCGCGGCCGATCGGGTCCTGGCCACCCGGTTGGGCGACCAAGCCGTCCGGCTCGTCGCGGCAGGGGAGTTCGGCCGCATGGTCGCCGTTCGGGGAGGGGCTATGACTTCGGTCCCGCTGTCCGTGCCGGGCCGGGGGCCGCGGCTGGTGTCGCTCGATCATCCGCTGATCGCGGCGGCCCGGACGATCGGCACGAGCTTCGGCGACGAGGGTTGA
- a CDS encoding aminopeptidase P N-terminal domain-containing protein, which yields MTHRRRLFASLLALALAVPALGATGLRFDKSEYAARRARLMDKIADGTAVLFGAQPIASYYPYAQANDFLYLTGVELPNAALFVDGRTRTSSLFLTTTEAAVRAEGLDPAFAADPRACTGIERVLPAESLGPMLAALAGRGPLYVPFSPEELYREASREKASTFLGNATLNPWDGRLTREMQFVRMLKERFPQVEVRDLSPLVWDLRTIKSPAEIAVLRRAAAIGVKAHTEILKAARPGMREFELSAVLNYICEREGAQESAYGVIICSGENHPYLHYAKHDRLLREGDILVVDAGPDLDAYDIDITTSFPAGAAFTPRQKEVYEACLAVHEACLAVYRPGLTAAQCRQEVDEILKKKGFDLTKDYFRGMRGGFGHYVGMATHDVGGSPQALKPGMVFANEPLVVLAAEEIGIRVEDTVLITETGCENLTAGIPRSVKEIESAKKTDGIPQILKKSGR from the coding sequence ATGACCCATCGCCGCCGCCTGTTCGCTTCCCTTTTGGCCCTGGCTCTGGCCGTCCCCGCGCTCGGAGCCACCGGACTCCGCTTCGATAAGTCCGAGTACGCGGCCCGCCGGGCCCGCTTGATGGACAAGATCGCCGACGGCACGGCGGTCCTCTTCGGCGCCCAGCCGATCGCGAGCTACTATCCTTATGCCCAGGCCAACGATTTCCTCTACTTGACCGGCGTCGAGCTGCCCAATGCCGCTCTGTTCGTCGACGGCCGAACCCGGACAAGCAGCCTCTTTTTGACCACGACGGAGGCTGCGGTACGGGCCGAGGGCCTCGACCCGGCCTTCGCCGCCGACCCGCGGGCTTGCACCGGGATCGAGCGGGTGCTGCCCGCCGAAAGTCTCGGCCCGATGCTTGCCGCCTTGGCCGGGCGCGGCCCGCTCTACGTCCCCTTCTCCCCCGAGGAGCTCTACCGCGAGGCCAGCCGGGAAAAGGCTTCGACCTTCCTCGGCAACGCCACCCTGAACCCGTGGGACGGACGCCTGACCCGGGAGATGCAGTTTGTCCGGATGCTCAAAGAGCGCTTCCCCCAGGTCGAGGTCCGCGACCTCTCGCCGCTCGTCTGGGATCTGCGGACGATCAAGTCGCCGGCCGAGATCGCGGTCCTGCGGCGGGCGGCGGCGATCGGCGTCAAAGCCCATACCGAGATTCTAAAGGCCGCCCGCCCCGGGATGCGCGAGTTCGAGCTGTCGGCCGTGCTCAACTATATCTGCGAACGGGAGGGGGCGCAGGAGAGCGCCTATGGGGTCATCATCTGCTCAGGCGAGAACCACCCCTATCTCCACTATGCCAAGCACGACCGGCTTTTGCGCGAGGGCGACATCCTCGTCGTGGACGCCGGCCCCGACTTGGATGCCTACGATATCGACATCACCACTTCCTTCCCGGCCGGGGCCGCCTTCACCCCGCGCCAGAAAGAGGTCTACGAAGCCTGCCTGGCGGTGCACGAAGCCTGCCTGGCCGTCTACCGGCCCGGGCTGACGGCCGCCCAGTGCCGCCAGGAAGTGGACGAGATTCTCAAGAAAAAGGGGTTCGACCTGACCAAAGACTACTTCCGCGGCATGCGGGGCGGATTCGGCCACTATGTCGGCATGGCCACCCACGACGTGGGCGGCAGCCCCCAGGCCTTGAAGCCCGGCATGGTCTTCGCCAACGAGCCGCTGGTTGTTTTGGCCGCCGAGGAAATCGGGATCCGGGTCGAGGACACCGTCCTGATCACCGAGACGGGCTGCGAAAACCTGACCGCGGGCATCCCCCGCTCGGTCAAGGAGATCGAATCGGCTAAGAAGACCGACGGCATCCCGCAGATCCTCAAGAAAAGCGGCCGTTAA
- a CDS encoding serine hydrolase, translating into MSKPLPFVFGAASVLVAMTAVGCDAQAGLARQRAKAVERGLLRSVYLQGLRPEPLRLEERMAFYKVPAVSLAAFDKGRLEWTRVYGRRDPQVEAPPTPETMFQAGGLTQLVTAALVLRLVEDGLIGLDEDIRPRLRTWRFPGEFEPGPGGVTLRTLLSHAAGLSDQVLPGYGPDEPKPSLAQILAGDKPAKNGPLWVAPKRSARLEAWLSEAGYVVVQVLLEDLTGRAYPDLVREKIFRPLGLAHSAFGSSLTEDLRPSTAAGFLRQGQAVPGGGATYPEDAAKGLWTTPSDYAAIVLDLLAAAEERPAKLLPPAAARALLRAQVENFGLGFFVEGQGDGIHFRASGTTRGFACTMVVYPTKRQGAVIMTNSDNGDVLIEEILAGFSSAYEWPDYKPVEKPVLRLAQESYADFAGRYEVDQSYVLEVRPEDYYLVITPTGQAPTRFYAEGQTLFYSTDPYVRIQFFRAADGRIESLVLWQKGFRLEARKVLR; encoded by the coding sequence ATGAGCAAACCCCTTCCGTTCGTCTTCGGCGCCGCGTCCGTGCTTGTGGCGATGACGGCGGTCGGCTGCGACGCCCAAGCCGGCCTGGCCCGGCAACGGGCCAAGGCGGTCGAGAGAGGATTGCTCCGCTCCGTCTATCTGCAGGGCCTTCGGCCGGAGCCGCTCCGGCTCGAGGAGCGCATGGCCTTCTATAAGGTTCCCGCAGTCAGCCTGGCCGCCTTCGACAAGGGCCGGCTGGAATGGACACGCGTCTACGGCCGTCGCGACCCGCAGGTCGAGGCTCCACCGACGCCTGAGACGATGTTCCAGGCCGGCGGCTTGACCCAATTGGTGACGGCGGCTCTGGTCCTGCGGCTCGTCGAGGACGGTCTGATCGGGTTGGACGAGGACATCCGCCCCCGCTTGCGGACCTGGCGCTTTCCCGGCGAGTTCGAGCCCGGTCCGGGCGGGGTCACCCTGCGGACTCTCCTGTCCCATGCGGCCGGCCTTTCGGATCAGGTCCTGCCGGGCTACGGCCCGGACGAGCCGAAGCCCAGCCTGGCCCAAATTCTGGCCGGAGACAAGCCCGCCAAGAACGGCCCCCTGTGGGTTGCGCCTAAGCGAAGCGCCCGCCTCGAAGCCTGGCTTTCGGAGGCCGGCTATGTCGTCGTCCAGGTGCTGTTGGAGGATCTGACCGGGCGCGCCTATCCGGATTTGGTCCGGGAGAAGATCTTTCGGCCGCTCGGCTTGGCCCACTCCGCGTTCGGCTCGAGCCTGACCGAAGACCTCCGGCCGTCCACGGCGGCGGGCTTTCTGCGCCAGGGCCAGGCCGTGCCCGGCGGCGGCGCAACCTATCCTGAAGATGCGGCCAAGGGACTATGGACGACTCCGTCCGACTACGCCGCCATCGTCCTCGACTTGCTGGCCGCCGCCGAGGAGCGTCCGGCCAAGCTTCTCCCGCCGGCGGCGGCCCGGGCCCTGCTGCGGGCCCAGGTCGAAAACTTCGGCCTGGGCTTCTTTGTCGAAGGCCAAGGCGACGGGATTCATTTCCGGGCTTCGGGGACGACCCGGGGCTTCGCCTGCACCATGGTCGTTTATCCGACCAAGAGACAAGGGGCCGTGATCATGACCAACAGCGACAACGGGGATGTCCTGATCGAGGAGATCCTGGCCGGCTTTTCCTCGGCCTACGAATGGCCCGATTACAAGCCGGTCGAGAAGCCGGTCCTGCGCCTGGCCCAAGAGTCCTACGCGGATTTTGCGGGGCGCTATGAGGTCGATCAAAGCTACGTGCTGGAGGTTCGGCCGGAGGATTACTATTTAGTCATCACCCCGACCGGCCAAGCGCCGACCCGGTTCTACGCCGAGGGGCAGACGCTGTTCTATTCGACCGATCCCTATGTTCGGATCCAGTTTTTCCGCGCCGCCGACGGCCGGATCGAAAGCCTGGTCCTGTGGCAGAAGGGCTTTCGGCTGGAGGCCCGCAAAGTCCTCCGCTGA
- a CDS encoding alpha/beta fold hydrolase, whose amino-acid sequence MPHLRWAAGLLAAALLPGLAAGRTSRAPDALILKAEAFIDALAGGDFESAARDFDAVMRGVSGPDKLAAFWKDLPSRLGSFRRRTASRRDTLGAYAIVLVTCEFEKTALDVRVVFDKEGRITGFQLVPVRPPAVDRPPDYAPRDRFEEIALTVGEGPWALPATLTRPVGGGSFPALVLVHGSGPNDRDETIGPNKPFRDLAWGLAARGIAVLRYEKRTRAHGPKIAADAKAAFFTVKEETIDDAAAAVGLLRRTPGIDPGRIFVLGHSLGGMLLPRIASAVRDLEPAGFIILAGATRPLPETMIRQIQYLSALDGSVSEAEQKTLNDLKAQAAAIQGLRESDRGSAARWLNAPAAYWLDLKGYDPAAAARAIEQPLLVLQGGRDYQVTVEDFENWKKALVGRPNVSFQIYPACNHLFIEGRGLPTPDEYLSVQGNVARAVVEDIATFILRIGPTGRKRP is encoded by the coding sequence ATGCCTCATTTGCGATGGGCCGCGGGACTTCTCGCGGCGGCCCTGCTGCCGGGCCTCGCGGCCGGCCGGACATCCCGGGCGCCGGATGCGCTCATCCTTAAGGCCGAAGCCTTTATCGACGCCTTGGCGGGGGGCGATTTCGAGTCGGCCGCCCGCGACTTCGACGCCGTGATGCGCGGCGTCTCCGGCCCCGACAAGCTGGCCGCGTTCTGGAAGGATCTCCCTTCGCGGCTGGGCTCGTTCAGGCGGCGGACCGCGTCGCGCCGCGATACGCTCGGCGCCTATGCCATCGTCCTGGTGACCTGCGAGTTCGAGAAGACCGCGCTGGATGTAAGGGTCGTCTTCGACAAGGAAGGCCGGATCACCGGTTTCCAGCTCGTGCCCGTCCGCCCGCCGGCCGTGGATCGGCCTCCGGACTATGCGCCCCGGGATCGGTTCGAAGAGATCGCCCTTACCGTCGGAGAGGGTCCATGGGCCCTTCCGGCGACCCTCACCCGGCCCGTCGGCGGCGGTTCCTTCCCGGCGCTTGTCCTCGTCCACGGCTCGGGTCCCAACGACCGGGACGAGACGATCGGACCCAACAAGCCGTTCCGGGACTTGGCTTGGGGGCTGGCGGCCAGAGGGATCGCGGTCCTGCGCTACGAAAAACGGACCCGGGCCCATGGGCCGAAGATCGCCGCCGACGCCAAGGCCGCCTTCTTCACCGTCAAGGAGGAGACGATCGACGACGCGGCGGCGGCAGTCGGGCTATTGCGGCGGACGCCCGGGATCGATCCCGGCCGCATCTTCGTTCTCGGCCACAGCTTGGGGGGAATGCTGCTGCCTCGAATCGCTTCGGCGGTCCGGGATTTGGAGCCGGCCGGATTCATCATCCTGGCCGGCGCGACCAGGCCGCTCCCGGAGACCATGATCCGGCAGATCCAATATCTATCGGCGCTGGACGGCTCGGTCTCGGAGGCCGAACAAAAAACGCTGAACGACCTGAAAGCCCAAGCCGCCGCGATCCAGGGCTTGCGAGAGAGCGATCGGGGATCGGCCGCCCGCTGGCTCAACGCCCCCGCCGCCTATTGGCTCGATTTGAAAGGATACGACCCGGCCGCCGCCGCCCGGGCGATCGAGCAGCCGCTCCTTGTCCTCCAAGGCGGTCGGGACTATCAGGTGACGGTCGAGGATTTCGAGAACTGGAAAAAAGCCCTGGTCGGCCGGCCGAACGTCTCGTTTCAGATCTACCCTGCCTGCAACCATCTGTTCATCGAGGGCCGGGGCCTCCCGACGCCGGATGAATACCTGAGCGTTCAAGGCAATGTCGCCCGGGCCGTCGTGGAGGATATCGCAACTTTCATCCTCCGGATCGGGCCGACGGGAAGGAAAAGGCCATGA
- a CDS encoding CDP-alcohol phosphatidyltransferase family protein → MPEDASPPSSATDFDYATAVAKEEARWTPPALRINKFLNRPLAALLVKALFRTRLTPNQVTWAGFLVGLAGAGFFLGGTRWSFAAGGILAQMSSIIDCADGMLARARRQESEYGAALDIIFDRVGEFALLGAATAGQYARFGSVRQLGLGLLAMTLYYLELTLFYLIKAYRKDGRMAETAENRAWLMAFIAVFGVADRVDLGIWALLGGAAIAVLYQLGEFLFVRRERRI, encoded by the coding sequence ATGCCCGAAGACGCATCGCCCCCCTCCTCTGCGACTGACTTCGACTACGCAACGGCCGTGGCCAAAGAGGAGGCCCGCTGGACTCCGCCCGCCCTGCGGATCAACAAGTTCCTTAACAGGCCTCTGGCCGCTCTCCTTGTCAAGGCCCTCTTTCGGACCCGGCTGACCCCCAACCAGGTCACCTGGGCCGGCTTTCTGGTCGGCTTGGCCGGGGCCGGCTTCTTCCTGGGGGGGACACGCTGGTCTTTCGCTGCGGGCGGAATCCTGGCCCAGATGTCCTCGATTATCGACTGTGCAGACGGCATGCTGGCCCGCGCCCGCCGGCAGGAGAGCGAATATGGCGCGGCCCTCGATATCATCTTCGACCGGGTTGGCGAGTTTGCCCTTCTGGGGGCCGCGACGGCCGGGCAATATGCGCGCTTCGGCAGCGTTCGTCAATTGGGGCTGGGCCTTCTGGCCATGACGCTCTATTACTTGGAGTTGACTCTGTTTTACCTGATCAAGGCCTACCGCAAGGATGGCCGCATGGCGGAGACGGCCGAAAACAGGGCTTGGCTGATGGCGTTCATCGCGGTCTTCGGAGTGGCGGACCGGGTTGATCTGGGCATTTGGGCCCTCCTGGGAGGCGCCGCGATCGCCGTCCTCTACCAGCTCGGGGAATTTCTGTTTGTCCGCCGCGAGCGTCGAATTTGA
- a CDS encoding phosphocholine cytidylyltransferase family protein, whose protein sequence is MRAIVLCAGRGQRLRPWTDDRPKCLLEVGGRTILARCLAALRAAGLEDILLVTGYRSEMVEAEARRSGTAGLRFVSNPAYEDTNTAVSLRIALTVSPGLDGLQINGDVVFDGTLLDDLLRHPGTNVVVMDDTSRLASEEVKVAARDGRVVRIGKHLAPAECLGEAIGLNKIGAATAADLVRVFEDFEARGERSHYFESGFDRLAAEGEDGRNAFGLIATGGRPWIEIDTPEDYENARRRIAPLLCD, encoded by the coding sequence ATGAGAGCCATCGTTCTTTGCGCCGGCCGCGGCCAACGGCTTCGGCCTTGGACGGACGACCGCCCCAAATGCCTCCTTGAAGTCGGGGGCCGGACGATTCTGGCGCGGTGCCTGGCGGCGCTTCGCGCCGCCGGCCTTGAGGACATTCTGCTCGTGACGGGATACCGCAGCGAGATGGTCGAGGCCGAGGCCCGGCGGAGCGGGACGGCCGGCCTCCGCTTCGTCTCCAATCCGGCCTACGAGGACACCAATACGGCCGTGTCCCTGCGGATCGCCCTGACCGTCTCGCCCGGGCTCGATGGCCTTCAGATCAACGGCGACGTTGTCTTCGACGGGACGCTGCTCGACGACCTCCTGCGCCACCCGGGGACGAACGTCGTAGTCATGGACGACACGAGTCGCCTGGCCTCCGAGGAAGTCAAGGTTGCGGCCCGCGACGGCCGCGTCGTCCGGATCGGGAAGCATCTCGCGCCCGCCGAATGTTTGGGCGAAGCGATCGGCCTGAATAAGATCGGAGCGGCCACGGCGGCCGACCTTGTCCGGGTCTTCGAGGACTTCGAGGCCCGCGGCGAGCGGAGCCATTATTTCGAGTCGGGATTCGACCGGTTGGCGGCGGAAGGCGAGGACGGCCGGAACGCTTTCGGCCTGATCGCGACCGGCGGCCGGCCTTGGATCGAGATCGATACGCCCGAGGATTACGAGAATGCCCGAAGACGCATCGCCCCCCTCCTCTGCGACTGA
- a CDS encoding SDR family oxidoreductase, which yields MSQARTNRIALVTGGSSAVGGAVAAALGRECAAVAIQYRADRAGALRAAAGVREGGAEAFLIRAALDRDASPAALAARVRRCCGRIDILVHTIGPFLQKRWDRLTPADWDGMFRSNLVSAHGLLLAVLPGMRRRKWGRVVFFGYGRVEQEAAFPGILAYAAAKAGLLLLTRTAGAAEAARGVTINMVSPGLLTVGARPSGLDAARHPLGTPQDVAAAVRFLASAEAARITGTNLTVAGTWKM from the coding sequence ATGTCCCAGGCGCGCACGAATCGGATCGCTCTCGTAACGGGGGGCTCATCCGCCGTCGGCGGAGCCGTGGCTGCGGCCCTGGGGCGCGAGTGCGCCGCGGTCGCGATCCAATACCGGGCCGACCGGGCCGGCGCGCTCCGCGCTGCGGCCGGCGTTCGGGAAGGCGGCGCCGAGGCCTTCCTGATCCGGGCCGCTCTGGACCGGGACGCCAGTCCCGCCGCTCTGGCCGCCCGGGTTCGGCGGTGCTGCGGCCGCATCGATATCCTGGTCCATACGATCGGCCCTTTCCTGCAAAAGCGATGGGATCGGCTCACCCCGGCCGATTGGGACGGCATGTTCCGTTCGAACCTGGTTTCGGCCCACGGCCTCCTTTTGGCCGTCCTGCCCGGTATGCGCCGGCGGAAGTGGGGGAGAGTCGTGTTCTTCGGCTATGGCCGGGTCGAACAGGAGGCGGCTTTTCCCGGCATTCTGGCTTACGCGGCGGCCAAGGCCGGACTGCTCCTTCTGACCCGCACCGCCGGGGCCGCGGAAGCGGCCCGGGGCGTCACCATCAACATGGTCTCGCCGGGGCTGCTGACGGTCGGCGCTCGGCCGTCGGGGCTCGACGCTGCGCGGCATCCGTTGGGCACACCACAGGACGTCGCGGCGGCGGTCCGCTTTCTGGCCTCGGCAGAGGCGGCCCGGATCACCGGGACCAACCTGACCGTGGCCGGAACCTGGAAAATGTGA
- a CDS encoding L-threonine 3-dehydrogenase, translating into MTRILVTGASGQIGTELLKALRRKHGGANVLATDIQPLASPEIRESGPFESLDVTQAARLDELIAKYRIDTVYHLAAILSATGEKNPHLAWDVNMNGTYNVLEAARLHGLLRVYIPSSIAAFGPETPRDRTPQETVLRPKTMYGVTKVAGELLADYYVRRFGVDVRGSRFPGIISHETLPGGGTTDYAVAIFYEAVKNGRYTCFLGPESCLPMMYMPDCLKSVLDLMEADFARLRHHADFNLAAMSFTPAELAAEIRRHIPGFAIDYKPDFRQAIADSWPRSIDDSAARAEWGWSPDFDLSAMVKDMLAVLGARHAAGKLNY; encoded by the coding sequence ATGACCCGCATTCTTGTCACCGGAGCCTCGGGCCAGATCGGCACCGAGCTGCTCAAAGCCCTCCGCCGCAAGCATGGCGGAGCGAACGTCCTGGCTACCGACATCCAGCCGTTGGCATCGCCGGAGATCCGGGAATCCGGCCCCTTCGAGTCGCTCGACGTGACCCAGGCTGCCCGGCTCGACGAGCTCATCGCCAAATACCGGATCGACACGGTTTACCACTTGGCCGCCATCCTCTCGGCCACCGGCGAAAAGAACCCCCACCTGGCCTGGGACGTGAACATGAACGGCACGTACAACGTGCTGGAGGCTGCCCGCCTGCACGGGCTCCTGCGCGTCTACATCCCCTCCTCCATCGCCGCCTTCGGGCCAGAGACGCCGCGCGACCGGACGCCGCAGGAGACCGTCCTGCGGCCGAAGACGATGTACGGCGTGACCAAGGTGGCGGGCGAGCTGCTGGCCGATTATTATGTCCGGCGCTTCGGTGTCGACGTCCGCGGCAGCCGCTTCCCCGGCATCATCAGCCACGAGACCCTGCCCGGCGGCGGGACGACGGACTACGCGGTGGCCATCTTCTATGAGGCCGTCAAGAACGGCCGCTACACGTGTTTTTTAGGCCCTGAGTCGTGTCTGCCCATGATGTACATGCCCGACTGCCTGAAGTCGGTCCTCGACCTCATGGAGGCGGATTTCGCGCGGCTCCGGCATCACGCCGATTTCAACCTAGCCGCCATGAGCTTCACCCCGGCCGAACTGGCCGCCGAAATCCGGCGCCACATCCCGGGCTTCGCGATCGACTACAAGCCGGACTTCCGACAGGCCATCGCCGACTCTTGGCCGCGGTCGATCGACGATTCCGCGGCCCGCGCGGAATGGGGATGGTCGCCGGACTTCGATCTCTCCGCTATGGTCAAGGACATGCTGGCCGTCCTGGGCGCCCGGCATGCCGCGGGGAAGCTGAACTACTAG
- a CDS encoding M28 family metallopeptidase gives MTTKRLFALLLLGSAGLLGLLGFGAASTEAVLVRIEFASLPLVPPDIRPGLFAVAELQDAWLAVLPEETALRLADAGVGLEILDAQPAKKAYFLVRVRGQGDWPVLERLGRTVRLDAATALFWAGDREAREILPADFEIARVFLDTAIPLREAGGPAALLPALPARALDPAIVQLVAQVSQARLTATISDLEGFRTRYASTAACESAGAYLYDAFSRLGLRTEYDPFIFSSYATRNIVATLPGRVEPNREIIVCGHYDSTSNQRTTLAPGADDNGSGTAAVLEIARVLAGSAFDYTVKFICFSAEEWGLYGSQHYAAAAQAAGEVILAVINMDMIAFPDRSPWMLDIVRNTPSADLARHFVAAASAYAGLTVNTVAVSSWPYSDQSPFWNAGYAALCAIENEEPGNPYYHKTTDTLSTLTMGYALRTVQASLATTAELARPASTPVSPSGVVVRSRISRSLYIRTKTVGLRWNANSDAVVGYHVYRTTTPGGPYERLTTAPQTATEIMDRFLDAGVTYYYAVSAVDAQGRESRYSIEVADSEATWN, from the coding sequence ATGACCACCAAGCGCCTTTTTGCCCTCCTTCTGCTGGGCTCGGCCGGCCTCCTGGGCCTCCTCGGCTTCGGCGCCGCTTCGACGGAAGCGGTCCTCGTCCGGATCGAGTTCGCCTCTCTTCCTCTCGTTCCCCCCGATATCCGACCCGGGCTCTTTGCCGTGGCCGAGTTGCAGGACGCCTGGCTGGCCGTCCTGCCGGAAGAGACCGCTTTACGCTTGGCCGACGCGGGCGTCGGGCTCGAGATCCTGGACGCCCAGCCGGCCAAGAAAGCCTATTTTCTGGTCCGCGTCCGCGGCCAGGGGGATTGGCCGGTCTTGGAGCGGTTGGGGCGGACAGTCCGGCTGGACGCGGCGACGGCGCTCTTCTGGGCCGGCGACAGGGAGGCCCGCGAAATTCTGCCGGCCGATTTCGAGATCGCCCGGGTCTTCCTGGACACGGCCATCCCGCTGCGCGAGGCGGGAGGGCCGGCGGCTCTTCTCCCCGCTCTTCCGGCGCGGGCCTTGGATCCGGCCATCGTCCAGCTCGTGGCCCAAGTCTCGCAAGCCCGCTTGACGGCGACGATCAGCGACCTGGAGGGATTCCGAACGCGGTACGCCTCGACGGCGGCGTGCGAGTCCGCGGGGGCTTATCTCTACGACGCCTTCAGCCGGCTCGGCCTCCGGACGGAGTACGATCCGTTCATTTTCAGCAGCTACGCCACCCGCAACATCGTCGCGACACTGCCCGGCCGGGTCGAGCCGAACCGCGAGATCATCGTCTGCGGGCACTATGATTCGACGAGCAACCAGCGCACCACCCTGGCGCCGGGGGCCGACGACAACGGCAGCGGAACGGCCGCCGTCCTGGAGATCGCTCGCGTCCTGGCCGGGTCGGCGTTCGACTACACCGTCAAGTTTATCTGCTTCTCGGCCGAGGAGTGGGGGCTCTACGGCAGCCAACACTACGCCGCCGCGGCCCAGGCGGCGGGAGAGGTCATTCTGGCGGTGATCAATATGGATATGATCGCTTTCCCGGACCGCTCGCCGTGGATGCTCGACATCGTTCGCAACACCCCCTCGGCCGATCTGGCCCGCCATTTTGTCGCCGCCGCCTCCGCCTACGCGGGGCTGACGGTCAATACGGTAGCCGTCTCCTCCTGGCCGTACAGCGACCAGTCGCCGTTCTGGAACGCGGGTTACGCCGCCCTTTGCGCCATCGAAAACGAGGAGCCCGGAAACCCCTACTATCACAAGACGACGGATACGCTGAGCACCCTGACCATGGGTTATGCCCTGCGGACCGTCCAGGCCTCCCTGGCCACGACGGCCGAGCTGGCTCGGCCCGCCAGCACGCCGGTGTCGCCCTCGGGTGTTGTCGTCCGTTCGCGCATCAGCCGGTCCCTCTATATCCGGACCAAGACCGTCGGACTGCGCTGGAACGCCAATTCCGACGCGGTCGTCGGGTACCACGTCTACCGGACCACGACGCCCGGCGGCCCCTACGAGCGTCTGACCACGGCTCCCCAGACCGCCACCGAGATCATGGACCGGTTTCTGGACGCCGGCGTCACTTATTATTACGCGGTCTCGGCGGTGGACGCGCAGGGGCGCGAAAGCCGCTATTCGATCGAGGTCGCCGATTCGGAGGCCACATGGAACTGA